In Rhodococcus sp. OK302, one genomic interval encodes:
- a CDS encoding acyl-CoA dehydrogenase family protein, with protein sequence MTVDSYISHSVERTELATTLRRFLDQNADEERARSLFSTVEGYSRATWQQLAETIGVPALAVDERYGGAGFSFADLIPVFEESGRHLYTGALLGTTALATTALLLSGDESVCEELLPGIAEGATTAALAWMEEPIRWDADGIAARVDKNLTLTGVKTHVVDGMSADIVLVVARDNDGIGLYAVKSDASGLTRTAMETVDLTRKQARLQFDAVPARLIGSAGDGWRILQGTLDYAALALAAESIGAARACLDTAVEYAGVRHQFGRPIGSFQAVKHRCADMWVAVESASTVLHDAVAILEETGAPDPLATEHAYLAAVDALSICAESNIRVHGGIGFTWEHSAHLYYRRARSVQTLLGPARLHRQRLSELAGLRGRSL encoded by the coding sequence GTGACTGTAGACAGCTATATTTCGCACAGCGTCGAACGCACCGAACTGGCCACGACACTACGTCGCTTCCTCGATCAGAATGCCGACGAGGAACGTGCCCGTAGCCTGTTCTCCACGGTCGAGGGCTACAGCCGCGCCACCTGGCAGCAGTTGGCCGAGACCATCGGCGTTCCGGCACTGGCCGTCGACGAGCGCTACGGCGGAGCAGGATTCAGCTTTGCTGATCTCATCCCCGTGTTCGAGGAGTCCGGTCGCCATCTGTACACGGGCGCGCTACTCGGTACGACGGCATTGGCCACCACAGCACTGCTCCTGTCCGGCGACGAGTCGGTCTGCGAAGAGTTGCTTCCCGGAATTGCCGAGGGCGCAACCACAGCGGCGTTGGCTTGGATGGAAGAGCCGATTCGCTGGGACGCGGACGGGATTGCCGCCCGCGTCGACAAAAATCTCACGTTGACCGGAGTCAAGACGCACGTGGTCGATGGTATGTCGGCAGATATCGTGCTGGTGGTTGCTCGAGACAACGACGGAATCGGTTTGTACGCCGTCAAATCCGACGCTTCGGGGCTCACACGAACGGCGATGGAAACCGTTGACCTCACGCGCAAGCAGGCCCGGCTGCAATTCGACGCGGTGCCGGCGAGATTGATCGGCAGCGCTGGGGACGGTTGGCGAATCCTGCAGGGCACCCTCGACTACGCGGCTCTGGCACTAGCGGCCGAATCGATCGGTGCAGCCCGCGCGTGCCTGGACACTGCGGTCGAGTACGCCGGGGTTCGGCACCAATTCGGCCGTCCGATCGGCAGTTTCCAGGCAGTCAAGCATCGGTGCGCCGACATGTGGGTTGCGGTGGAATCGGCGTCGACCGTGCTTCACGACGCTGTCGCGATTCTCGAGGAGACAGGCGCGCCTGATCCTTTGGCAACCGAGCACGCCTACCTGGCTGCCGTTGACGCACTGAGCATCTGCGCTGAGTCCAACATTCGCGTTCACGGCGGTATCGGCTTTACGTGGGAGCATTCGGCGCACCTGTACTACCGGCGGGCGCGCAGCGTACAGACGCTGCTCGGGCCGGCGCGTCTGCACCGGCAGCGTTTGAGTGAACTGGCGGGGTTGAGAGGACGTTCGCTGTGA
- a CDS encoding acyl-CoA dehydrogenase family protein — protein sequence MSDMTGPADLEIFQERLRTFIFDTIPAALAGVVGEVPRGLAFRGALHGAGLAGLTVPTRFGGQGLGPEFEQAYAQVAANRAMVDDKMFFLGINVILQSLIDLEETALATEFGPRMLRGDTIACQLFSEPEAGSDLASVRTKAVRTEGGWILDGQKVWTSYGHIAGIGLLLARTDPTVAKHRGLTMFLIDMDADGVEVRPLRQMTGESEFNEVFLGGAFVPDNRVVGGVGTGWSTTLTVLGHERLAVAKAGENTVRRPLPMARIVESVADGGNLDALLDAWMDERTASLVSRQIARRAQAGIPLGPETSLGKLLRTRNGLRAAKLAAEYSFDGGLAWNPGSRDQDLAFEILNAPGMAMGGGTDDIQRNTIGERILGLPREPLVKEGNTSK from the coding sequence ATGTCCGACATGACGGGGCCCGCAGACCTGGAGATATTCCAAGAACGGCTGCGCACCTTCATTTTTGATACGATCCCGGCCGCTCTGGCCGGGGTCGTGGGGGAAGTCCCGCGCGGTCTGGCATTCCGCGGCGCACTGCACGGCGCCGGCCTCGCCGGACTCACGGTCCCGACCCGCTTCGGCGGCCAGGGGTTGGGCCCCGAATTCGAGCAGGCCTATGCACAGGTGGCCGCGAACCGCGCAATGGTCGACGACAAGATGTTCTTCCTCGGCATCAACGTCATCCTGCAGTCCTTGATCGACCTCGAAGAAACTGCGCTGGCAACCGAATTCGGCCCACGGATGTTGAGAGGCGACACCATCGCCTGCCAACTGTTCTCCGAACCCGAAGCAGGATCGGACCTCGCCTCGGTGCGAACCAAAGCTGTTCGCACCGAGGGTGGTTGGATCCTCGACGGACAGAAAGTCTGGACCTCGTACGGGCACATTGCGGGCATTGGACTGTTGTTGGCGCGAACCGACCCGACGGTAGCCAAGCATCGCGGCCTGACGATGTTCCTCATCGATATGGACGCAGACGGCGTCGAAGTGCGACCACTTCGTCAGATGACGGGTGAGAGCGAGTTCAACGAGGTCTTCCTCGGCGGCGCCTTCGTTCCGGACAACCGCGTCGTCGGCGGCGTCGGAACCGGGTGGTCAACCACATTGACGGTGCTCGGGCACGAACGACTCGCGGTGGCCAAGGCGGGCGAGAATACCGTCCGGCGTCCACTGCCCATGGCGCGAATAGTCGAATCAGTCGCCGACGGCGGCAATCTCGACGCTCTGCTCGATGCGTGGATGGACGAGCGCACCGCTTCGCTCGTCTCGCGTCAGATAGCTCGACGTGCGCAAGCCGGAATTCCTCTCGGACCGGAAACTTCACTGGGCAAGTTGCTGCGTACCCGGAATGGGCTACGGGCGGCAAAGCTGGCCGCTGAGTACAGCTTTGACGGTGGTTTGGCCTGGAATCCGGGATCTCGCGACCAAGATCTGGCGTTCGAGATCCTCAATGCTCCCGGGATGGCCATGGGCGGCGGTACCGACGACATCCAGCGCAACACCATCGGTGAACGAATCCTGGGCTTGCCACGCGAACCCCTCGTCAAGGAAGGAAATACGTCGAAGTGA
- a CDS encoding acyl-CoA dehydrogenase family protein, with translation MQRIVFNEEHEDFRKVIRSFIESEVLPNFSDWEREGMVPRDFYRQLGKLGVLGMTVPEQYGGAGETSFKFQAALSEETARAAVTFGAFGVHTGLVLPYILTYGTEEQKQRWLPDFISGDMMTAIAMTEPGTGSDLAGIKTTAKLSEDGTHYILNGAKTFITGGVQADRVLVICRTSPATTENRRAGLSILAVDTTLDGYEVGRKLEKIGMRTSDTAELSFTDVKVPVEDLLGVEGAAFGYLANNLPQERLMIAVTQTAAAVGAIEFASAYVRDRKVFGQAVAEFQNTKFVIADCIAKVEAAQCMVDRALELHETGDLSVADAAKAKLFCTENAAEVIDKCLQLHGGYGYMLEYPIARLYADTRVSRIYGGTNEVMKTIIAKAAGF, from the coding sequence ATGCAGCGCATAGTATTCAACGAAGAGCACGAGGATTTCCGCAAGGTCATCCGCAGCTTCATCGAATCCGAGGTGCTTCCCAACTTCTCCGATTGGGAGCGCGAGGGAATGGTGCCGCGCGATTTCTACCGCCAGCTGGGCAAGCTCGGCGTTCTCGGTATGACGGTTCCCGAGCAGTACGGCGGAGCCGGCGAGACCAGCTTCAAGTTCCAGGCCGCCCTGAGCGAGGAAACTGCCCGTGCCGCAGTCACCTTCGGCGCTTTCGGTGTCCACACCGGTCTCGTCCTGCCCTACATCCTGACCTACGGCACCGAAGAGCAGAAGCAGCGCTGGCTGCCTGATTTCATCAGCGGCGACATGATGACCGCCATCGCGATGACGGAGCCGGGCACCGGTTCGGACCTAGCCGGCATCAAGACGACGGCAAAGCTGTCCGAGGACGGCACCCATTACATCCTCAACGGCGCAAAGACATTCATCACCGGCGGTGTGCAGGCTGACCGTGTCCTCGTTATCTGCCGCACCTCGCCGGCTACCACGGAGAACCGTCGCGCCGGACTGAGCATCCTCGCGGTCGACACGACGCTCGACGGTTACGAGGTAGGTCGCAAGCTCGAGAAGATCGGCATGCGCACCTCGGACACGGCAGAACTCTCGTTCACCGACGTCAAGGTTCCGGTCGAAGACCTCCTCGGCGTGGAAGGTGCCGCATTCGGCTACCTGGCCAACAACCTGCCGCAGGAACGGCTCATGATCGCGGTAACCCAGACCGCCGCGGCTGTCGGGGCCATCGAATTCGCCTCCGCCTACGTGCGTGACCGCAAGGTCTTCGGCCAGGCCGTAGCCGAGTTCCAGAACACCAAGTTCGTGATCGCCGACTGCATCGCCAAGGTCGAGGCAGCTCAGTGCATGGTTGATCGCGCTCTCGAATTGCACGAGACCGGGGACCTCAGTGTTGCCGACGCCGCCAAGGCGAAACTGTTCTGCACCGAGAACGCTGCCGAGGTCATCGACAAGTGCCTGCAGCTGCACGGTGGCTACGGCTACATGCTCGAGTACCCGATTGCGCGTCTGTACGCAGACACACGCGTATCGCGAATCTACGGCGGTACCAACGAAGTGATGAAGACGATCATCGCCAAAGCGGCAGGATTCTGA
- a CDS encoding MFS transporter produces the protein MRAWGLTGVLVLLVVVNWADKAVFGLVAQPLAKEFGLTSAQIGLVGSAFFLAFTVGGFFAGVLHKWLSLRWLLVLMSLGWAASMIPLVVVAGFGMLLVTRMMLGFFEGPTNALVHTGAYSWHPIEKRGVPGAMLASGASIAKIAIAPLMALAVAAWGWRATFIILACVGIVWCALWLATWKEGPYMQRPVRKSDKAASVDAGAPVVAKVPLMKIFLTPTFLGALAAVFTMYALVTVVLTWLPSYFEVGLGYSRVQAGTMFGIPSIAGLFFMFLCTSVSDRLMSRGASSRVLRGIVPGIALLLCGLALVTMPFIKTPIVAVVVVSVGYGLGSVIIPQFNAAISEICPPQQLAAVLGVFMALMASGGLIAPYLTGVIVDNAPSAAEGYATAFQVFGIATAIGAVIALCTVNATRDRVRILS, from the coding sequence GTGAGAGCGTGGGGGCTAACCGGCGTCCTTGTGCTGCTCGTCGTAGTCAACTGGGCAGACAAGGCGGTCTTCGGGCTTGTCGCACAGCCCCTGGCCAAGGAATTCGGTCTGACCTCCGCGCAGATCGGCTTGGTCGGCAGTGCGTTCTTCCTGGCCTTCACCGTCGGTGGGTTCTTCGCCGGTGTTCTGCACAAGTGGTTGTCGTTGCGATGGTTGCTCGTCCTGATGTCCCTGGGCTGGGCGGCGTCGATGATCCCTCTGGTCGTAGTCGCCGGATTCGGAATGCTTCTCGTCACGCGCATGATGCTCGGATTCTTCGAGGGGCCGACCAACGCACTTGTTCACACCGGCGCCTACTCGTGGCATCCCATCGAAAAGCGTGGTGTGCCAGGCGCGATGCTCGCTTCCGGTGCCTCGATTGCCAAGATTGCGATCGCTCCGCTGATGGCCTTGGCTGTCGCAGCGTGGGGGTGGCGGGCAACCTTCATCATCCTCGCGTGTGTCGGCATCGTTTGGTGCGCTCTGTGGTTGGCGACCTGGAAAGAGGGCCCCTACATGCAGCGCCCGGTCAGGAAGTCCGACAAGGCCGCGTCGGTTGATGCCGGCGCACCTGTTGTCGCCAAGGTGCCGCTGATGAAGATCTTCCTGACGCCCACTTTCCTCGGTGCGCTTGCCGCCGTGTTCACGATGTATGCTCTCGTTACGGTGGTCCTCACGTGGCTTCCGTCGTATTTCGAAGTGGGACTTGGGTACTCGCGAGTTCAGGCCGGAACCATGTTCGGCATCCCCAGCATCGCCGGACTGTTCTTCATGTTCCTTTGCACCTCCGTCAGCGACCGCTTGATGTCGCGCGGCGCCAGTTCACGGGTCCTGCGCGGCATCGTCCCCGGAATTGCGCTGCTGCTCTGCGGGCTTGCCTTGGTCACCATGCCGTTCATCAAGACCCCGATCGTTGCGGTCGTCGTGGTGTCGGTGGGCTACGGCCTCGGTTCCGTGATCATCCCGCAGTTCAATGCGGCGATCTCCGAGATCTGCCCGCCGCAGCAGCTGGCCGCGGTACTGGGAGTCTTCATGGCACTGATGGCAAGCGGCGGTCTGATCGCTCCGTACTTGACCGGCGTCATCGTCGACAACGCTCCGAGCGCGGCGGAGGGATACGCCACGGCCTTCCAGGTCTTCGGTATCGCGACAGCCATCGGTGCCGTCATCGCACTCTGCACGGTTAACGCCACTCGCGATCGTGTGCGCATTCTCAGCTGA